The genomic stretch TGTTTTGTGGGGGCATCGGGACGGGCGCAAGAAGAGGGTCGATCAAGTCGATGATTTCCTGAAGCGAAGGCCCCTGGATTAAGAGGTTGTGAGTTATGGCTCGGAAGATTTACGTGGGGAACCTGCCCTGGTCCACCACGTCGGCCGAACTCGAGGCAATTTTTTCGCCTCATGGTGCGGTGCGTTCGGCTGAGGTGATCTCGGACCGCGAGACCGGACGGTCGCGCGGGTTCGGGTTCGTGGAGATGGAGACCGACGAGGGTTTGCAGGCGGCGATCTCGGCCCTCAACGGGCAT from Planctomycetota bacterium encodes the following:
- a CDS encoding RNA-binding protein, whose translation is MARKIYVGNLPWSTTSAELEAIFSPHGAVRSAEVISDRETGRSRGFGFVEMETDEGLQAAISALNGHEMNGRPLTVNEARERTPRPGGGGGGGGRPGGGGRGYGGGGGGYGGGGGGGYRGGGGGGYRGGDRY